In Anas acuta chromosome 6, bAnaAcu1.1, whole genome shotgun sequence, the following are encoded in one genomic region:
- the FZD7 gene encoding frizzled-7: MRAGGGAAAGGGCPVLGPATLLLAALLGVPPAGAAAHQYHGEKGISVPDHGFCQPISIPLCTDIAYNQTILPNLLGHTNQEDAGLEVHQFYPLVKVQCSAELKFFLCSMYAPVCTVLEQAIPPCRSLCERARQGCEALMNKFGFQWPERLRCENFPVHGAGEICVGQNTSDAPPGPGGAAGRGATAHPTAGYLPDFLTPPQPASGFSFSCPRQLKVPPYLGYRFLGERDCGAPCEPSRPNGLMYFKEAEVRFARLWVGVWSVLCCASTLFTVLTYLVDMRRFSYPERPIIFLSGCYFMVAVAYAAGFLLEERVVCLERFSEDGYRTVAQGTKKEGCTILFMILYFFGMASSIWWVILSLTWFLAAGMKWGHEAIEANSQYFHLAAWAVPAVKTITILAMGQVDGDVLSGVCYVGIYSVDSLRGFVLAPLFVYLFIGTSFLLAGFVSLFRIRTIMKHDGTKTEKLEKLMVRIGVFSVLYTVPATIVLACYFYEQAFRGTWEKTWLLQTCKTYAVPCPSHFAPMSPDFTVFMIKYLMTMIVGITTGFWIWSGKTLQSWRRFYHRLSTGSKGETAV, from the coding sequence ATGCGGGCCGGAGGAGGAGCAGCGGCCGGCGGCGGCTGCCCCGTCCTGGGCCCggccaccctgctgctggccgcCTTGCTGGGGGTCCCCCCGGCGGGCGCGGCGGCCCACCAGTACCACGGCGAGAAGGGCATCTCCGTGCCGGACCATGGCTTCTGCCAGCCCATCTCCATCCCCCTCTGCACGGATATCGCCTACAACCAGACCATCCTGCCCAACCTGCTGGGCCACACCAACCAGGAGGACGCGGGGCTGGAGGTGCACCAGTTTTACCCGCTGGTCAAGGTGCAGTGCTCGGCCGAGCTCAAGTTCTTCCTCTGCTCCATGTATGCGCCCGTGTGCACCGTGCTGGAGCAGGCCATCCCGCCCTGCCGCTCCCTCTGCGAGCGGGCCCGCCAGGGCTGTGAGGCCCTCATGAACAAGTTCGGCTTCCAGTGGCCGGAGCGGCTCCGCTGCGAGAACTTTCCCGTCCACGGCGCGGGTGAGATCTGCGTGGGGCAGAACACATCAGATGCCCCGCCGGGGCCCGGAGGGGCCGCGGGCCGGGGGGCCACCGCCCACCCCACGGCCGGCTATCTCCCTGACTTCCTCACCCCGCCGCAGCCTGCCTCCGgcttctccttctcctgcccCCGGCAGCTCAAGGTGCCCCCTTACTTGGGCTACCGGTTCCTGGGGGAACGGGACTGCGGAGCCCCCTGCGAGCCGTCGCGGCCCAACGGGCTCATGTACTTCAAGGAGGCGGAGGTGCGATTCGCCCGGCTCTGGGTGGGGGTCTGGTCCGTGCTCTGCTGCGCCTCCACCCTCTTCACCGTGCTTACCTACCTGGTGGACATGCGCCGCTTCAGCTACCCCGAGCGGCCCATCATCTTCCTCTCAGGCTGCTACTTCATGGTGGCGGTGGCCTACGCAGCAGGTTTCTTGTTGGAGGAGCGGGTGGTGTGCCTGGAGCGCTTCTCCGAGGATGGCTACCGCACCGTGGCCCAAGGCACCAAGAAAGAAGGCTGCACCATTCTCTTCATGATCCTCTACTTCTTCGGCATGGCTAGCTCCATCTGGTGGGTCATCCTGTCCCTCACCTGGTTCCTGGCTGCTGGCATGAAGTGGGGCCACGAGGCCATCGAGGCCAACTCCCAGTACTTCCATCTGGCTGCCTGGGCTGTGCCCGCTGTCAAAACCATCACCATATTGGCCATGGGGCAGGTGGACGGGGATGTGCTTAGTGGGGTGTGTTATGTAGGTATCTACAGCGTGGACTCGCTGCGCGGCTTTGTGCTGGCACCCTTGTTTGTGTACCTGTTCATCGGCACTTCCTTCTTGCTTGCCGGCTTCGTGTCCCTGTTCCGCATCCGCACCATCATGAAGCACGATGGCACCAAGACGGAGAAACTGGAGAAGCTCATGGTGCGCATCGGGGTCTTCAGCGTCCTCTACACGGTACCTGCCACCATTGTCCTGGCGTGTTACTTCTACGAGCAGGCCTTCCGTGGCACCTGGGAGAAGACGTGGCTCCTCCAGACCTGCAAAACCTACGCtgtgccctgccccagccactTTGCCCCCATGAGCCCAGACTTCACAGTCTTCATGATCAAGTACCTCATGACCATGATTGTTGGTATCACAACTGGCTTTTGGATCTGGTCTGGCAAAACCCTTCAGTCCTGGCGACGCTTCTATCACAGACTGAGCACTGGCAGCAAAGGCGAGACGGCAGTATGA